In a genomic window of Strix aluco isolate bStrAlu1 chromosome 3, bStrAlu1.hap1, whole genome shotgun sequence:
- the LOC141920561 gene encoding cullin-9-like isoform X2, which produces MVNEKHNGNLLVHLGAKLQAYPEELLRQRRGHDGQPEYLIQWSIVSLEERAAGGSSGSSAETKLENISMWMSAEEVCASCPALLGKRRLEGQWAKEEKAASPFAADVPLDEASLLEMKADVRSLVQRAGRQMAESGAPESSILNTIHVLSAYASIGSLAGAFKETGALDLLMKMLCHKDKQIRRSAGKMLRALASHDAGSWAYVLLSLSQQDDIEQHMDFDSRYTLLELFAETTSSEEHCVSFEGIHLPQIPGKLLFVLVKRYLCVTSLMEKLSSGVEQEDCAVPSLPTEERSRVRQEFEFSMAMANLILELVHVMGWDHSHKPELLPQQELRPHTTQSIFQHRATSYNAAQAAPTPPPKEPSIFKTRSAFPSRSSYVEYVQANLVRGMRVRMLEDYEQVSAGDEGDFRQSNDGTPPVQVYWQALGCTYWVHWHMVEIIGPSGQEEPEGQEKVSTLARNHKPAAVAQPFFCKPSGGLYSLPYLGEQPRKAAEALSRAEWWELLFFVKKLEAQEQKEIACLIQQAQGEQLSEVDEEALIQLSVPAELAQKVLQVLEKRCQGSTRRDLCGSHVYAKYFLSRGAEQDVRGSAAVCSKGAGRRSAGPEAAMAKAAQEDLSTATVPPRAPAAVVKSDNQLFSELLEKEGLFFPEVTEEQIKVLGSSKGMSETGSLAKVAAVVDVIQSSSSEVGLRLAGLKHIMEILEEEPESEEQVSKAQGGLGTRSVGEKLVKVAVELLSAEVAEKALVVVTLRLLAMLMAKYDWRVAFATEGGVRAVLACMQQHAASALVQQAGLAALKVLVGAVASEPGGAGGKPSPLNHADAQMMREIFASIGSASSEGLASLLSVIPAAVSTLQRVPGGSSGVRNGLLVVNMLIDGHRGLAEQLAGRDLATVLQSCWWDGQSSSCPHAMLALGVINRLAEHRLPLGLETAGREAPLDLRDVRPLLSSVGDGTLSKDVVVALDRQLCSEGAVPSGEASQLLQDHRCFRLLLRSFELLGAEKAVSLSVLRILNKFLDAYQEGVLPWHECVEPCLSSLSAHSSDREVVQEAVGFLHRLATASKDCAVAMCRAGAREALSKALDKHSTALSLAPALLDLVTDCEKYASLYKKLTTSILSGCIQLVLGQIEEHRRSHRPISIPFFDVFLHNLCRGSSVEVKEDKCWEKVQVSSNPHRASKLTDRNPKTYWESNGSTGSHFITVHMQCGVVVREMSMLVASEDSSYMPARVVVLGGDSPAAIRTELNAVTILPSDSRVILLENMTRFWPVIQIRVKRCQQGGIDTRVRGIEVLGPKPTFWPIFKEQLCRRTFLSCTAQAHAWCQEICRDRGQLLQLFGRLNRALRHEQGFADRFLPDDEAARALGRTCWEALVTPLVQSITSPDPQGVSPLAWLLSEYLERVELPRHAPSRGTAFGSRVRRLTQLLVHVDPGSPKPEEARAAGRKEGKNKEVPTRAAKVAVEKPSGLWDISRCWRGVVQQQVWRFLEAAGQAPDLVERYCRLYQRLRGATEELFGQRAAFVLALGQGFAGALLQLPFLAALHVSEQFARYLDGQVQELHGTAGSAEPLQRLQQILEPFVVFSGLELAHTFEHFYRHYLGDRLLAQGPSWLEGAVVEQIGLCFPSRFPQEMLSNLAESEELQRQFYLFQLQEQDRRLLELDVGLDEAGGTASVADVPEVKVLALSPRCWPVSPFCYMDEPRRFFSVALSSPLDEFADFCRQSECGGSGRGSHQGVLGCAGSARQGWPPALVLTLALVGQSQQGWGCTKPRRLQWTWLGHAELHFGDCVLHVSTLQMYILLRFNSAEEVAVEALLQATGLPAELLHHALTPLTQGEGVLVRNCAPGAPGALRLNQAALARASGRHLRLLPRQRYLRAERAEVSALERKRNVLCCLITRILKVEKQLHTDNLVFRVIDACQKGELGPGLQFLSFCCHSVDVLSCVLHLLNQGYLRRQEERPQVLEYISAEPTTPPASQVQPQVAFQTVEIKMAAGPAPAERRQTFSTFR; this is translated from the exons ATGGTGAACGAGAAGCATAACGGCAACCTGCTTGTGCACCTGGGAGCCAAACTGCAGGCCTACCCGGAGGAGCTGCTCCGGCAGCGGCGAGGCCACGACGGCCAGCCCGAGTACCTGATCCAGTGGAGCATCGTCAGCTTGGAAGAGAGAGCAGCGGGAGGCAGCAGTGGCTCCTCTGCAGAGACCAAGCTGGAGAACATCTCGATGTGGATGTCTGCAGAAGAGGTCTGTGCCAGCTGCCCGGCGCTGCTGGGCAAGAGGAGGCTGGAAGGGCAGTGGGCGAAAGAGGAGAAGGCAGCCAGCCCGTTCGCTGCAGATGTCCCGCTGGATGAAGCCTCGCTGCTGGAGATGAAGGCTGATGTCAGGAGCCTGGTGCAGCGAGCCGGCCGGCAGATGGCCGAGAGTGGTGCCCCCGAGTCCTCCATCCTCAACACCATCCACGTGCTGAGCGCGTACGCCAGCATTGGCTCGCTGGCGGGTGCCTTCAAGGAGACGGGAGCCCTGGACTTGCTGATGAAGATGCTGTGCCACAAGGATAAGCAAATCCGCCGCAGCGCCGGCAAGATGCTGAGGGCCCTGGCTTCGCATGATGCAG ggagctgggccTATGTCCTGCTGTCCCTGAGCCAGCAGGATGACATTGAGCAGCACATGGACTTCGACAGTCGCTACACCTTGCTGGAGCTGTTTGCTGAGACAACATCCTCTGAAGAGCACTGCGTGTCCTTTGAGGGGATTCACCTTCCCCAG ATCCCCGGGAAGCTGCTGTTCGTCCTGGTGAAGCGCTACCTGTGTGTCACTTCTCTTATGGAAAAGCTCAGCAGTGGTGTGGAGCAGGAGGACTGCGCTGTGCCCAGCCTGCCCACTGAGGAGAGGAGCCGTGTGAGGCAGGAGTTTGAGTTCAGCATGGCTATGGCAAACCTCATCTTGGAGCTGGTGCACGTGATGGGCTGGGACCACAGCCACaagccagagctgctgccccagcaggaGCTGCGGCCTCACACCACCCAATCCATCTTCCAGCACAGGGCCACATCCTACAATGCTGCTCAAGCAGCCCCCACTCCCCCACCAAAAGAGCCCAGCATCTTCAAGACGCGCTCAGCCTTCCCAAGCCGCAGCAGCTATGTGGAGTACGTGCAGGCAAACCTGGTGCGTGGCATGCGGGTGCGCATGCTGGAGGACTACGAGCAAGTCAGCGCGGGTGACGAGGGTGACTTCCGCCAGAGCAACGACGGCACACCGCCCGTGCAG GTGTATTGGCAAGCCCTGGGCTGTACGTACTGGGTTCACTGGCACATGGTGGAGATCATTGGCCCTTCTGGGCAAGAGGAGCCTGAGGGCCAGGAGAAGGTGTCCACCCTGGCACGCAACCACAAACCAGCAGCAG TTGCGCAGCCGTTTTTCTGCAAGCCCTCTGGGGGGCTGTACTCTCTGCCTTACCTGGGAGAGCAGCCGAGAAAGGCTGCAGAGGCGCTGAGCCGTGCCGAGTGGTGGGAGCTGCTCTTCTTTGTGAAGAAGCTGGAAGCACAGGAGCAGAAGGAGATCGCCTGTCTCATCCAGCAGGCCCAGGGAGAGCAG CTGTCGGAGGTGGATGAAGAAGCCCTGATCCAGCTGTCGGTACCTGCAGAGCTGGCCCAGAAGGTGCTGCAGGTCTTGGAGAAGCGGTGCCAGGGCAGCACTCGCCGTGACCTGTGTGGCTCCCACGTCTACGCCAAATACTTCCTCAGCAGGGGGGCCGAGCAGGACGTCAGGGGGAGCGCCGCGGTGTGCTCGAAGGGTGCCGGCCGCAGGAGCGCTGGCCCTGAAGCCGCGATGGCCAAGGCAGCGCAGGAAGACCTTTCCACAGCCACAGTGCCGCCCCGAGCCCCCGCTGCAGTGGTGAAGTCGGATAACCAGCTGTTCAGCGAGCTCCTTGAGAAGGAAGGGCTGTTCTTCCCAGAGGTGACGGAGGAGCAGATCAAAG TGCTGGGCAGCTCCAAGGGGATGAGTGAGACGGGCTCGCTAGCCAAGGTTGCAGCTGTGGTGGACGTGatccagagcagcagctcagaggTGGGGCTGCGCTTAGCTGGGCTCAAGCACATCATGGAGATCCTGGAGGAGGAGCCTGAGTCCGAGGAGCAAGTCAGCAAAGCCCAGGGTGGGCTCGGGACCAGGAGTGTTGG GGAGAAGCTGGTGAAGGTGGCAGTGGAGCTGCTGAGCGCCGAGGTGGCAGAGAAGGCCCTGGTGGTGGTGACGCTGCGGCTGCTGGCCATGCTCATGGCGAAGTACGACTGGCGCGTGGCATTTGCCACGGAGGGTGGCGTGCGGGCTGTGCTGGCCTGCATGCAGCAGCACGCCGCCTCCGCCCTGGTGCAGCAGGCTGGCCTGGCA GCCCTGAAGGTGCTGGTGGGAGCTGTGGCCAGCGAGCCAGGAGGTGCCGGTGGGAAGCCCTCGCCCCTGAACCACGCCGATGCGCAGATGATGCGGGAGATCTTTGCCAGCATCGGCTCTGCCTCCAGCGAGGGCTTGGCGAGCCTGCTTAGTGTCATCCCTGCGGCCGTGAGCACCCTGCAGAGGGTCCCAGG GGGCTCGTCAGGCGTGCGGAACGGCTTGCTGGTGGTGAACATGCTGATCGACGGCCACCGGGGCCTGGCGGAGCAGCTGGCAGGCCGTGATCTCGCCacggtgctgcagagctgctggtgggATGGGCAAAGCTCCAGCTGCCCTCACGCGATGCTGGCCCTCGGTGTGATCAACCGCCTCGCGGAGCACCGGCTGCCCCTGGGCCTGGAGACGGCAG GCAGAGAGGCCCCGCTGGACCTGAGGGACGTGCGGCCGCTTCTGAGCAGCGTGGGGGATGGCACGTTGTCCAAGGACGTGGTGGTGGCCCTGGATCGGCAGCTCTGCAGTGAAGGTGCCGTCCCCTCTGGCGAGGcgtcccagctgctgcaggaccaCAGATGCTTCAGGCTGCTGCTGCGCAGCTTTGAGCTGCTGGGGGCGGAGAAGGCCGTGAGCCTGAGCGTCCTCAG GATCCTGAACAAGTTCCTGGACGCTTACCAGGAGGGTGTGCTGCCCTGGCACGAGTGTGTGGAGCCCTGTTTGTCCTCCCTGAGTGCCCACAGCAGCGACCGGGAG GTGGTGCAGGAGGCGGTTGGCTTCCTGCACCGCCTGGCCACCGCCAGCAAGGACTGCGCGGTGGCGATGTGCCGCGCGGGCGCCCGCGAGGCTCTGTCCAAAGCCCTGGACAAGCACAGCACGGCTCTGTCGCTGGCGCCGGCCCTGCTGGACCTGGTGACTGACTGCGAGAAGTACGCCAGCCTCTACAAGAAGCTGACGACCAGCATCTTGTCCGGCTGCATCCAG CTGGTCCTGGGGCAGATTGAGGAGCACCGCCGGAGCCACCGGCCCATCAGCATCCCCTTCTTTGACGTTTTTCTGCACAACCTGTGCCGAG GCTCCAGCGTGGAGGTGAAGGAGGATAAGTGTTGGGAGAAGGTGCAGGTCTCCTCCAACCCCCACCGAGCCAGCAAGCTCACGGACAGAAACCCCAAGACCTACTGGGAGTCAAACGGCAGCACCGGCTCCCACTTCATCACTGTGCACATGCAGTGTGGTGTGGTGGTCAG ggagatGAGCATGCTGGTGGCCAGCGAGGACTCCAGCTACATGCCGGCCCGTgtggtggtgctggggggagACAGCCCTGCCGCCATCAGAACGGAGCTCAACGCG GTGACCATCCTGCCCTCGGACAGCAGAGTGATCCTGCTGGAGAACATGACCCGCTTCTGGCCCGTCATCCAGATCCGGGTGAAGCGGTGCCAGCAG GGCGGCATTGACACGCGGGTACGTGGCATCGAGGTGCTGGGTCCCAAGCCCACGTTCTGGCCCATCTTCAAGGAGCAGCTGTGCCGGCGGACGTTCCTCTCCTGCACTGCTCAGGCTCACGCCTGGTGCCAGGAGATCTGCCGGGACCGGGGGCAACTGCTGCAGCTCTTTGGCAG GCTGAACCGGGCGCTGCGGCACGAGCAGGGCTTCGCTGACCGCTTCCTTCCTGATGACGAGGCAGCCCGGGCCTTGGGCAGGACCTGCTGGGAGGCCCTGGTGACCCCCTTGGTGCAGAGCATCACCAGCCCAG ACCCCCAAGGCGTCAGCCCCCTGGCCTGGCTGCTGAGCGAGTACCTGGAGCGCGTGGAGCTACCCCGTCACGCCCCGAGCCGCGGCACTGCCTTTGGTTCCCGTGTGCGGCGCCTGACCCAGCTCCTGGTGCATGTGGACCCCGGCAGCCCCAAGCCAGAGGAGGCAAGGGCAGCTG gcaggaaggaggggaagaacaaGGAGGTGCCGACCAGGGCTGCGAAGGTGGCAGTGGAGAAGCCGAGCGGCCTGTGGGACATCTCACGGTGCTGGCGTGGCGTGGTGCAGCAGCAG GTGTGGCGGTTCCTGGAGGCGGCGGGGCAGGCGCCGGACCTCGTGGAGCGATACTGCAGGCTGTACCAGCGCCTGCGCGGCGCCACGGAGGAGCTCTTTGGGCAGCGGGCCGCCTTCGTGCTGGCTCTGGGCCAGGGCTTCGCAggggctttgctgcagctccCCTTCCTTGCTGCCCTGCAC GTGAGCGAGCAGTTTGCCCGCTACCTTGACGGGCAGGTCCAGGAGCTCCACGGGACTGCGGGCAGTGCAGAGCCGCTGCAGCGGCTGCAGCAGATCCTGGAGCCCTTTGTCGTCTTCAGTGGGCTGGAGCTCGCCCACACCTTCGAGCACTTCTACCG GCACTACCTGGGCGACCGGCTCCTGGCACAAGGGCCGTCTTGGCTGGAGGGAGCCGTCGTGGAGCAGATTGGGCTGTGCTTCCCCAGCCGCTTCCCCCAAGAGATGCTGAGCAACTTGGCTGAGTCGGAGGAGCTGCAGCGGCAGTTTtacctcttccagctgcaggagcaggacaggcGGCTGCTGGAGCTGGATGTGGGCCTGGACGAG GCAGGAGGGACGGCCTCGGTGGCAGATGTGCCAGAGGTGAAGGTGCTGGCCCTGTCCCCGCGCTGCTGGCCCGTTTCCCCGTTCTGCTACATGGATGAACCCAGGAGGTTTTTCTCGGTGGCGCTGAGCTCCCCTCTGGACGAGTTTGCCGACTTCTGCCGGCAGAGTGAGTGTGGTGGCAGCGGGCGTGGGTCTCACCAGGGAGtgctggggtgtgctgggagtGCCCGGCAGGGCTGGCCCCCGGCCCTGGTGCTGACGCTGGCTCTGGTAGGCCAgagccagcagggctgggggtgcacaaagcCACGGCGGTTGCAGTGGACGTGGCTGGGCCACGCTGAGCTGCATTTTGGCGACTGCGTCCTCCACGTGTCCACGCTGCAGATGTACATCCTGCTGCGCTTCAACAGTGCCGAG GAGGTGGCTGTGGAGGCCCTGCTGCAGGCTACGGGGctccctgctgagctgctgcaccaCGCGCTGACGCCGCTGACCCAGGGCGAGGGCGTCCTGGTGCGGAACTGCGCGCCGGGAG CTCCAGGTGCGCTGCGGCTGAACCAGGCGGCCCTGGCCCGTGCCTCTGGCCGCCACCTGAGGCTGCTGCCCCGGCAGAGGTACCTCCGGGCAGAGAGGGCTGAGGTCAGTGCCCTGGAAAGGAAGAGGAACGTCCTCTGCTGCCTCATCACCCGCATCCTCAAGGTGGAGAAGCAGCTCCACACTGACAACCTGGTGTTTAGG GTGATTGATGCCTGTCAGAAGGGCGAGTTGGGGCCAGGGCTGCAGTTCCTGAGCTTCTGCTGCCACAGCGTGGATGTGCTGTCCTGTGTCCTGCACCTGCTGAACCAGGGCTATCTCCGGCGCCAGGAGGAGAGGCCTCAAGTCTTGGAATACATCTCTGCTGAACCCACGACACCCCCTGCCTCCCAGGTCCAGCCCCAAGTTGCCTTCCAGACTGTAGAGATCAAGATGGCAGCAGGCCCAGCCCCTGCCGAAAGGAGACAGACTTTTTCCACCTTCAGGTAG